The following proteins come from a genomic window of Magnetospirillum sp. WYHS-4:
- the dnaE gene encoding DNA polymerase III subunit alpha, which yields MAHAGFVHLRVHTAYSLSEGAIRVKDLAKLCQKAAMPAVAMTDTNNLFGALEFSESCAKGGIQPIVGCQLDIAREEAEARVPGRLPGAGGPKSDPLVLLVQNREGYGNLLKLLGEAYMGSADASEPKVSLSFLECHAGGLIALTGGAAGAVGRLLGEGQAEAAEALLLRLAAAFSGRLYVELQRHGTEAEAAVEDALIDLAYRHGLPLVATNETFFASRDMYESHDALLCIAGGTTLSAAERRRLTPEHYFKSAEEMRKLFADLPEAVDNTLVVARRCAFMVETVKPILPPFDCGVGRDEADELRAQAQAGLERRLETQVFTPMMTEAEREQAARTYRERLDYELDVIVKMKFPGYFLIVADFIKWAKAQGIPVGPGRGSGAGSVVAWALTITDLDPLRWGLLFERFLNPDRVSMPDFDIDFCQDRRDEVIRYVQEKYGRDKVAQIITFGKLQARAVLRDVGRVLEMPYGYIDKICKLVPNNPANPVTLEQAVQAEPQLQRLIDEDADVKRLFDIAKPLEGLYRHASTHAAGVVIADRPLDELIPLYRDPRSDMPVTGFNMKYVESAGLVKFDFLGLKTLTVLSTAVDLIRDGGRRIDLTNLPLDDRPSYEMLGRKESAGVFQLESTGMQDVLGKLKPDTFEDIIAVVALYRPGPMDNIPSYIRRKHGDEQPDYLYPTLEGILKETFGIMIYQEQVMQIAQELSGYSLGGADLLRRAMGKKIKEEMDKQRATFVAGAAAKGVPEQKASDIFDQVDKFAGYGFNKSHAAAYALVAYQTAYLKANYPVEFFAASMTLDMNNTDKLNGFREELRRLNVPLLPPDINASGVAFTVERDKEGKAKGIRYGLAAVKNVGAAAMATLIAERKAKGRFKTLADLANRLDARAVNKRQLENLVRAGALDGLNPNRRQMFEGLEILLRHAQAAGAERDSGQIGLFGGGGGEPPALKLPEGPDWPYMERLNEEADAIGFYLSGHPLDAYAKSLERLGVRRVADVIRDGHAGPVALAGTVIGRKERTSAKGSRYAFVRLSDVSGVFEVTLFSEVLATGRDMLEAGNSIFVKGSVQFEGETARFTANSIEPLDQVTARAAAGLKVACDGIPPLAPLRGALAAAEKRGRGRVCLVSRIDGLEVEIDLGDRFAISPSVLAAVRAIPGLGGVEEI from the coding sequence ATGGCGCATGCCGGGTTCGTCCATCTGCGGGTGCATACCGCCTATTCGCTGTCCGAGGGCGCCATCCGCGTCAAGGACTTGGCGAAGCTTTGTCAGAAGGCGGCCATGCCGGCGGTCGCCATGACCGACACCAACAATCTGTTCGGTGCCCTGGAATTTTCCGAATCCTGCGCCAAGGGCGGTATCCAGCCCATCGTCGGCTGCCAGTTGGACATCGCCCGCGAGGAGGCCGAGGCCCGTGTGCCCGGGCGCCTGCCGGGGGCCGGCGGGCCGAAGTCCGACCCGCTGGTGCTGCTGGTGCAGAACCGGGAAGGCTACGGCAACCTGCTGAAGCTGTTGGGCGAGGCCTACATGGGCAGCGCCGATGCGTCCGAGCCCAAGGTGTCGCTGTCTTTCCTGGAATGCCATGCGGGCGGCCTGATCGCGCTCACCGGCGGTGCCGCGGGCGCGGTGGGGCGGCTGTTGGGCGAGGGGCAGGCGGAAGCCGCCGAGGCTCTGTTGCTGCGCTTGGCGGCGGCTTTTTCGGGACGACTCTACGTCGAACTGCAACGCCACGGCACGGAAGCCGAGGCGGCCGTCGAGGATGCCCTGATCGACCTCGCCTATCGCCACGGCCTGCCGCTGGTGGCCACCAACGAGACCTTCTTCGCCAGCCGCGACATGTACGAATCCCACGATGCGCTGCTTTGCATCGCCGGGGGAACCACGCTTTCGGCCGCCGAACGTCGCCGCCTGACGCCCGAGCACTACTTCAAGTCGGCCGAGGAGATGCGCAAACTCTTCGCAGACCTGCCGGAAGCGGTGGACAACACCCTGGTGGTGGCCCGGCGCTGCGCCTTCATGGTCGAGACGGTGAAGCCCATCCTGCCGCCCTTCGACTGCGGCGTGGGCCGGGACGAGGCGGACGAGTTGCGGGCCCAGGCCCAGGCCGGCCTGGAACGGCGCCTGGAGACCCAGGTTTTCACGCCCATGATGACGGAAGCGGAACGCGAGCAGGCTGCCCGCACCTACCGGGAACGCCTGGACTACGAACTGGACGTCATCGTCAAGATGAAGTTCCCCGGCTACTTCCTGATCGTCGCCGACTTCATCAAGTGGGCCAAGGCGCAAGGCATTCCGGTGGGGCCGGGGCGCGGCTCGGGCGCGGGTTCGGTGGTCGCCTGGGCGCTCACCATCACCGACCTGGACCCCTTGCGCTGGGGCCTGTTGTTCGAGCGCTTCCTCAACCCCGACCGCGTGTCGATGCCCGACTTCGACATCGACTTCTGCCAGGACCGGCGCGACGAGGTGATCCGCTACGTCCAGGAAAAATACGGCCGCGACAAGGTGGCCCAGATCATCACCTTCGGCAAGCTCCAGGCCCGCGCGGTGCTGCGCGACGTGGGCCGGGTGCTGGAAATGCCCTACGGCTACATCGACAAGATATGCAAGCTGGTGCCCAACAACCCGGCCAATCCGGTGACCCTGGAACAGGCGGTCCAGGCAGAGCCGCAGTTGCAGCGTCTGATCGACGAGGATGCGGACGTCAAGCGCCTGTTCGACATCGCCAAGCCGCTGGAAGGGCTCTACCGCCACGCCTCGACCCATGCCGCCGGCGTGGTGATCGCCGATAGGCCGCTGGACGAACTGATCCCGCTTTATCGCGATCCCCGTTCCGACATGCCGGTCACCGGCTTCAACATGAAGTACGTGGAATCGGCCGGCCTTGTGAAGTTCGACTTCCTGGGCCTGAAGACCCTGACCGTGCTGTCGACCGCCGTCGACCTGATCCGCGATGGGGGGAGGCGGATCGATCTCACCAATCTGCCGCTCGACGACCGTCCTTCCTACGAGATGCTGGGCCGCAAGGAATCGGCCGGCGTGTTCCAGCTGGAAAGCACGGGCATGCAGGACGTGCTGGGCAAGCTGAAGCCCGACACCTTCGAAGACATCATCGCCGTGGTGGCGCTCTATCGCCCCGGTCCCATGGACAACATTCCCAGCTACATCCGCCGCAAGCACGGGGACGAACAGCCCGACTACCTCTATCCGACCCTGGAAGGCATCCTGAAGGAAACCTTCGGCATCATGATCTACCAGGAACAGGTCATGCAGATCGCCCAGGAACTGTCGGGCTACAGCCTGGGCGGCGCCGACCTGCTGCGCCGCGCCATGGGCAAGAAGATCAAGGAGGAGATGGACAAGCAGCGCGCCACCTTCGTGGCCGGCGCCGCCGCCAAGGGGGTGCCCGAACAGAAGGCATCGGACATCTTCGACCAGGTGGACAAGTTCGCCGGCTACGGCTTCAACAAGTCCCACGCCGCCGCCTACGCCCTGGTCGCCTACCAGACCGCCTACCTGAAGGCCAACTATCCGGTGGAATTCTTCGCCGCGTCGATGACGCTGGACATGAACAACACCGACAAGCTGAACGGCTTTCGCGAGGAACTGCGCCGCCTGAACGTGCCCTTGCTGCCCCCCGACATCAACGCTTCGGGCGTTGCGTTCACCGTGGAACGGGACAAGGAAGGCAAGGCCAAGGGCATTCGCTACGGCCTGGCGGCGGTCAAGAACGTGGGCGCCGCCGCCATGGCGACGCTGATCGCCGAACGCAAAGCCAAGGGCCGCTTCAAGACCCTCGCCGATCTGGCGAACCGGCTGGATGCCCGTGCGGTCAACAAGCGCCAGTTGGAAAACCTGGTGCGGGCAGGCGCCCTGGACGGCCTGAATCCGAACCGCCGCCAAATGTTCGAAGGTCTGGAAATCCTGCTGCGCCACGCCCAGGCGGCGGGGGCGGAACGGGACAGCGGCCAGATCGGTCTGTTCGGAGGAGGCGGGGGGGAGCCGCCCGCGCTCAAGCTGCCCGAAGGCCCCGACTGGCCCTACATGGAACGGCTGAACGAGGAAGCCGACGCCATCGGCTTCTATCTGTCGGGCCATCCGCTGGACGCCTACGCCAAGAGCCTGGAACGCCTGGGCGTGCGCCGGGTGGCCGACGTGATCCGCGACGGCCATGCCGGCCCCGTCGCCCTGGCCGGGACGGTGATCGGGCGCAAGGAACGCACGTCGGCCAAGGGTAGCCGCTATGCCTTCGTGCGCCTGTCGGACGTGTCCGGGGTCTTCGAGGTGACGCTGTTCTCCGAGGTTCTGGCCACGGGGCGCGACATGCTGGAAGCGGGCAATTCCATCTTCGTCAAGGGCAGCGTGCAGTTCGAAGGCGAGACGGCGCGCTTCACCGCCAATTCCATCGAACCTCTGGACCAAGTGACGGCGCGGGCGGCGGCCGGGCTCAAGGTGGCCTGCGACGGCATCCCCCCGCTGGCGCCCTTGCGCGGTGCCCTGGCCGCCGCCGAAAAGCGAGGCCGCGGCCGGGTATGCCTGGTATCGCGTATCGACGGGCTGGAGGTGGAAATCGATCTGGGCGACCGCTTCGCCATCTCGCCCTCCGTCCTGGCCGCCGTGCGCGCCATTCCCGGCCTGGGCGGGGTGGAGGAAATCTGA
- a CDS encoding 4Fe-4S dicluster domain-containing protein yields MNAPTPTRKYDLSFARWVRDNIDGGDRMNMCMQCGVCSGSCPIGTNMDNGPRKTFMMVRAGMKEEVLKSTTLWNCVSCYNCVVRCPRKVPVKYILHGLLTYAIEQGYQEADSTDNAKFGKAFWWTAAKFGRTDERLFTAKFYFSYGLGGGIKKALANQKIALSMIKAGRMALFAPPHSIKDKGGLQKILAKAAEIEKRKFGS; encoded by the coding sequence ATGAACGCTCCGACCCCGACCCGCAAGTACGACCTGTCGTTCGCCCGCTGGGTGCGCGACAACATCGACGGCGGCGACCGCATGAACATGTGCATGCAGTGCGGCGTCTGCTCGGGCTCCTGCCCGATCGGCACCAACATGGACAACGGCCCGCGCAAGACCTTCATGATGGTGCGCGCCGGCATGAAGGAGGAGGTGCTCAAGTCCACCACCCTGTGGAACTGCGTCTCCTGCTACAACTGCGTGGTCCGCTGCCCCCGCAAGGTGCCGGTCAAGTACATCCTGCACGGCCTGCTCACCTACGCCATCGAACAGGGCTACCAGGAGGCCGACAGCACCGACAACGCGAAGTTCGGCAAGGCCTTCTGGTGGACGGCCGCCAAGTTCGGCCGCACCGACGAACGCCTCTTCACCGCCAAGTTCTACTTCTCCTACGGCCTGGGTGGCGGCATCAAGAAGGCGCTGGCCAACCAGAAGATCGCGCTGTCCATGATAAAGGCGGGCCGCATGGCGTTGTTCGCTCCGCCCCATTCCATCAAGGATAAGGGCGGCCTGCAGAAGATCTTGGCCAAGGCGGCCGAGATCGAGAAGCGCAAGTTCGGGAGCTGA
- a CDS encoding CoB--CoM heterodisulfide reductase iron-sulfur subunit B family protein translates to MTKKFTYYPGCSSEASAVALDKSIRAIAPKLGFELEDIQDWNCCGASVGHLGGGMTPNSALSARNLALALQQGQRDVATPCAACYLNTHEVNESIREHEGFKAEMNESLAADGKSYDGSLQVRHICEVLVTDVGVDKIKEQVVNPLTGLKVAGYVGCQTVRPFANTERANKYDTYDDPEFLDNFTKACGAEVVDFQNRTACCGGSVAVMSPDRTLHLMKGILEEAQAKGADVISTPCPLCQQNVEMYQAQINSQFGTNFSIPVVYYSQLMAVAFGMDPDKDAGLNHQMIPADALKAKAKK, encoded by the coding sequence ATGACCAAGAAGTTCACCTACTACCCCGGCTGCAGCTCCGAAGCCAGTGCGGTGGCGCTCGACAAGAGCATCCGCGCCATCGCGCCCAAGCTGGGGTTCGAGCTGGAAGATATCCAGGACTGGAACTGCTGCGGCGCCTCCGTCGGCCATCTGGGCGGCGGCATGACGCCCAACTCGGCACTCTCGGCCCGCAACTTGGCGCTCGCCCTTCAGCAGGGCCAGCGCGACGTGGCCACGCCCTGCGCGGCCTGCTACCTCAACACCCACGAGGTCAACGAGAGCATCCGCGAGCACGAGGGCTTCAAGGCCGAGATGAACGAGTCCCTGGCCGCCGACGGCAAGTCCTACGACGGCTCGCTCCAAGTGCGCCACATCTGCGAGGTGCTGGTTACCGACGTGGGCGTCGACAAGATCAAGGAACAGGTCGTCAACCCGCTGACCGGCCTCAAGGTGGCCGGCTATGTGGGCTGCCAGACCGTGCGGCCGTTTGCCAACACCGAACGGGCCAACAAGTACGACACCTACGACGATCCCGAATTCCTGGACAACTTCACCAAGGCATGCGGGGCCGAGGTCGTGGACTTCCAGAACCGCACCGCCTGCTGCGGCGGTTCGGTCGCGGTGATGAGCCCCGACCGCACCCTGCACCTGATGAAGGGCATTCTGGAAGAAGCGCAAGCCAAGGGCGCCGACGTGATCTCCACGCCCTGCCCGCTCTGCCAACAGAACGTCGAAATGTACCAGGCCCAGATCAACAGTCAGTTCGGGACCAACTTCAGCATCCCGGTGGTCTACTACAGCCAGCTGATGGCGGTGGCCTTCGGCATGGACCCGGACAAGGACGCTGGCCTCAATCACCAGATGATCCCGGCCGACGCCCTGAAGGCCAAGGCCAAGAAGTAA